The proteins below are encoded in one region of Methanosarcina barkeri 3:
- a CDS encoding potassium channel family protein — protein MFPKEFRYSPKNLKDLLTEMKDTSELMVDLAYSAMVYDDEDVAEEVLNLEDKMDTLDYQIKMVAMLSTRRVDEAEGLLGVLQVAACSENIANAAGDIAKIVLMNMGIPMELKVALREAEETIVRATVAAESPMSGRTLGDLELDLETGMWIIAIRRNEDWIYDPDKETRLRQGDVLIARGHDEGVTLFFEMATTRKFVPREIEHNKILKDLEHAVDIIVDMKNMSELSVGLAYSAILFDNEDIAYEVSALESEMDSMKYELQHWVLETAKHFEDVNMLRGILHLASASEAISDAAYGIADTVLRDIELHPIITLAVRNSEEVITRLQVEKCSPIVGKTFFELKLETETGLHVMAIKRADRWVYAPKGNTIVQAGDMLIARGSRIGEGALIEMCECKLNQ, from the coding sequence ATGTTCCCTAAAGAATTCAGATACAGTCCTAAGAACCTCAAGGATCTTTTGACTGAGATGAAGGACACTTCCGAACTCATGGTAGACCTTGCATACTCTGCAATGGTTTACGATGATGAGGACGTTGCAGAAGAGGTACTCAATCTTGAAGATAAGATGGATACTCTCGATTACCAAATTAAGATGGTCGCGATGTTAAGCACACGCAGGGTTGACGAGGCCGAAGGCCTCCTTGGAGTTTTACAGGTTGCTGCGTGCTCGGAAAACATCGCTAACGCCGCAGGCGATATTGCCAAGATAGTTCTTATGAACATGGGAATTCCGATGGAACTGAAAGTTGCTCTCAGGGAAGCGGAAGAAACCATTGTAAGGGCAACGGTTGCTGCAGAATCTCCAATGTCAGGACGTACGCTTGGCGATCTTGAACTTGATCTCGAGACAGGCATGTGGATTATTGCTATCAGGAGAAACGAGGATTGGATTTATGACCCTGACAAGGAAACTCGCCTTCGGCAAGGAGATGTATTGATTGCCAGAGGGCATGATGAAGGAGTCACACTGTTTTTCGAGATGGCAACGACAAGGAAATTCGTACCAAGGGAAATCGAGCACAATAAAATTTTAAAAGATCTTGAACATGCCGTGGATATTATAGTAGATATGAAGAATATGTCCGAACTCTCGGTAGGGCTTGCATACTCTGCTATTCTTTTTGACAACGAGGATATTGCATATGAGGTTAGTGCCCTGGAGTCCGAAATGGATTCTATGAAATACGAACTCCAGCACTGGGTGCTTGAAACCGCAAAACATTTTGAAGATGTGAACATGCTCAGGGGAATCCTTCACCTTGCAAGTGCCTCTGAAGCTATTTCCGATGCTGCTTACGGAATTGCAGATACTGTACTAAGAGATATCGAACTCCATCCCATTATCACCCTCGCAGTCAGGAATTCCGAAGAGGTTATAACCAGGCTCCAGGTCGAGAAATGCTCTCCTATAGTCGGAAAGACTTTCTTTGAATTGAAGCTTGAAACTGAGACCGGACTGCATGTAATGGCAATAAAAAGAGCTGACCGCTGGGTCTATGCTCCGAAAGGTAACACGATTGTTCAGGCAGGAGATATGCTTATTGCACGCGGGTCAAGGATTGGAGAAGGAGCGCTTATAGAAATGTGTGAGTGTAAACTGAACCAGTAA
- a CDS encoding NADH:flavin oxidoreductase codes for MIFDPITVCNLELQNRFVRSATHEFLAKEDGTPTSRLGDLYEELAKNEVGLIITGYSYVLPGGQSDIYQQGIYDDRFIEPYRKITERVHRYRSKIVLQIVHGGRQASVSDEYPVPMAPSRVKDGHSAVMPREMTEQEILEVIEAFTKAAVRAKKAGFDGVQLHCAHGFLLSSFISPYTNMRTDLWGGSIENRARIVTEIARRIKEEAGDSFPVLVKMNATDGFQPCCSKAKLGLDIFQAIEIAKLLEKAGICAIEVSGGISEAGGVTIRTAINTPAKEAYFRDCSKAIKSAVNIPVILVGGIRSLQVINELLENGFADLVSMSRVFISEPDIVLKFKSGKVKKARCVSCNLCFDPEGISCNFQFE; via the coding sequence ATGATTTTTGACCCTATCACTGTCTGCAACCTGGAACTCCAGAACCGCTTTGTAAGGTCTGCAACTCACGAATTTTTGGCTAAAGAAGACGGAACGCCAACTTCCAGGCTCGGAGACCTTTATGAAGAGCTTGCAAAAAACGAGGTTGGGCTGATTATAACCGGTTATTCTTATGTTCTTCCGGGCGGTCAGAGTGATATTTACCAGCAGGGGATTTATGATGACCGTTTTATTGAACCCTACAGGAAGATAACCGAAAGGGTGCACAGGTACAGAAGTAAAATCGTGCTCCAGATCGTTCATGGAGGCAGGCAGGCAAGTGTTTCGGACGAATATCCGGTTCCTATGGCTCCTTCGAGAGTAAAAGACGGACATTCGGCAGTTATGCCGAGGGAAATGACCGAACAGGAAATCCTGGAAGTAATCGAAGCTTTTACAAAGGCGGCTGTCAGGGCAAAAAAGGCAGGCTTTGACGGGGTACAGCTCCACTGTGCCCATGGCTTCCTTTTAAGTAGTTTCATTTCTCCTTATACGAACATGAGGACTGACCTCTGGGGAGGTTCGATAGAAAATCGGGCAAGGATAGTCACGGAAATTGCCAGGCGCATAAAAGAAGAGGCTGGTGACTCTTTTCCTGTTCTGGTCAAAATGAATGCTACCGATGGCTTTCAGCCCTGCTGTTCAAAGGCTAAACTGGGACTTGACATTTTCCAGGCTATAGAAATTGCAAAGCTTCTGGAAAAGGCTGGAATCTGTGCAATTGAGGTCAGCGGAGGAATCAGTGAGGCAGGTGGGGTAACTATAAGGACCGCAATCAATACTCCTGCCAAAGAAGCATATTTCAGGGACTGTTCTAAAGCAATAAAAAGTGCAGTAAATATTCCGGTCATTCTTGTGGGTGGAATCAGGTCTCTTCAGGTTATTAATGAGCTGCTTGAAAACGGATTTGCCGATCTGGTTTCCATGAGCAGGGTGTTTATCAGCGAACCTGACATTGTTTTGAAATTCAAATCAGGGAAGGTTAAAAAAGCAAGATGCGTATCCTGTAATCTATGTTTTGATCCTGAAGGCATAAGTTGCAATTTTCAGTTTGAGTAA
- a CDS encoding magnesium transporter: protein MPSESHRDEDLFESQYIEKYLSEYASVSSIVREALPFELIATVGGVAAGIILSGMTDELGMIPGLLVIYPGVLGLRGNISSTLGSRLGSAIHLGLITDLDRHNPELMNNISGSLILSVITAFILGILGHYVTLALGFESAGVFKLTLICVISAFTSGVILSFVAALLAVGMFRFGFDPDNVVTPSIATIGDIVSMLMLFLSAKLVVMF, encoded by the coding sequence ATGCCCTCAGAGTCTCACAGGGACGAAGACCTTTTCGAGTCCCAGTATATTGAAAAATACCTGAGCGAATACGCGAGTGTTTCGTCAATAGTACGTGAGGCGCTGCCTTTTGAACTTATTGCTACTGTAGGGGGCGTGGCTGCAGGGATTATACTTTCCGGGATGACCGATGAACTTGGGATGATCCCTGGACTGCTTGTAATTTATCCAGGAGTACTCGGGCTCAGGGGAAATATTTCCTCGACCCTTGGTTCCAGGCTTGGCAGTGCAATTCACCTGGGACTGATTACGGATCTTGACAGGCATAACCCGGAACTCATGAACAACATCTCAGGTTCCCTGATCCTGAGTGTTATTACCGCTTTTATTCTCGGGATTCTCGGGCACTATGTAACCCTTGCTCTGGGCTTCGAAAGTGCAGGTGTTTTTAAACTTACTCTTATCTGCGTGATTTCAGCTTTTACATCCGGGGTGATTCTCTCTTTTGTTGCAGCTCTGCTGGCTGTAGGAATGTTCAGGTTTGGTTTTGATCCTGATAATGTTGTTACGCCTTCGATTGCAACTATCGGGGATATCGTTTCCATGCTCATGCTTTTCCTCTCTGCAAAATTGGTGGTGATGTTTTGA
- a CDS encoding thioesterase family protein, translating into MFSTIVSPRFGDIDGLGHVNNTVLPVWFEIGRNSVFRLFSPDLDLSPDVWHLILVRTEFDFLHQMYFRSDVEIRTYIAKIGNSSFTVGHEAWQEGELKVKGQAVLVYYDFKLQKAIPLPDSIREILTSHMLPAMNNAETDTDSPCST; encoded by the coding sequence ATGTTCAGTACAATTGTTAGTCCGCGTTTTGGGGACATAGACGGGCTTGGGCATGTGAATAATACTGTCCTCCCGGTCTGGTTCGAAATTGGAAGAAACTCCGTGTTCCGGCTTTTTTCACCGGACCTTGATCTTAGCCCTGATGTATGGCACCTTATTCTAGTCAGGACTGAGTTTGATTTTCTGCACCAGATGTACTTCAGGTCGGATGTGGAAATCAGGACTTATATTGCAAAGATAGGGAACAGTTCATTTACTGTTGGACACGAAGCATGGCAGGAAGGCGAACTCAAGGTAAAGGGTCAGGCAGTGCTGGTTTATTACGACTTCAAACTCCAGAAAGCAATTCCTCTTCCTGATTCTATCCGCGAAATTCTGACCTCACACATGCTTCCTGCGATGAATAATGCTGAAACGGATACGGATTCCCCTTGCTCTACTTGA
- a CDS encoding energy-coupling factor transporter transmembrane protein EcfT produces MKEIMQYINSDSFLHSMNPLSKIVAVAGIIVLSVFTTSSIVLALMVLGIFLVSLKAGLHHELIRQLKLLVFLSLSLILLTVFTMKSGVTLGFLIPAGTLTAKGIFPVTTGALDFGVVLSLRFFAMLFAFQLLVVTTRPSDLMKALLEIHIPVDYVLMFVIALRFIPSLQVEGQRIHEAQLARGYNPGKGLRGKVRSIKPLLVPLVANSLGRTQVLGLTMDMRGYRDRHSVDKDRLAWNRVDFAAVGCVALMGIGIVLTGLI; encoded by the coding sequence ATGAAGGAGATTATGCAGTATATTAATAGTGACAGCTTTTTACACAGCATGAACCCACTCTCCAAAATTGTAGCTGTTGCAGGAATTATAGTTCTGAGCGTTTTTACAACGAGTTCCATAGTCCTGGCGCTTATGGTACTTGGAATCTTTCTGGTATCCCTCAAAGCCGGACTCCATCACGAACTTATCAGACAGCTCAAACTTCTTGTTTTCCTGAGTTTGAGCCTGATCCTGCTAACAGTTTTTACCATGAAAAGTGGAGTAACCCTGGGATTTCTTATCCCTGCAGGAACTCTTACTGCCAAGGGGATCTTTCCAGTTACTACCGGAGCTCTGGATTTTGGAGTGGTTCTTTCCCTTCGATTCTTTGCAATGCTCTTCGCCTTTCAGCTTCTTGTGGTCACTACAAGGCCCAGTGACCTCATGAAAGCTCTTCTGGAAATCCACATTCCTGTGGATTATGTGCTTATGTTTGTAATTGCCCTTCGGTTTATCCCGAGCTTGCAGGTCGAAGGCCAGCGCATTCATGAAGCCCAGCTTGCAAGAGGTTACAATCCGGGAAAAGGGCTTCGTGGAAAGGTAAGGAGTATAAAGCCGCTTCTTGTGCCCCTGGTAGCAAATTCTCTTGGAAGAACCCAGGTCCTTGGCCTGACCATGGATATGAGGGGATACAGAGACAGACACAGCGTGGACAAGGACCGGCTTGCCTGGAATAGAGTAGACTTTGCAGCCGTAGGCTGTGTGGCTCTCATGGGAATCGGCATAGTACTTACAGGACTTATATGA
- the msrA gene encoding peptide-methionine (S)-S-oxide reductase MsrA: MNPDFFENPGGDLEKATFAAGCFWGIEEAFRQVKGVVATAVGFSGGHFERPSYEQVCTLDTGHAEAVRVIFDPKVVSYETLLDVFWKVHDPTTKDRQGLDVGKQYRSVIFYHDEKQKAAAFASKEKLEKSGAFKNPIVTDIVPVSEFYMAEEYHQQYFEKKGFLQNVLRGLKK, from the coding sequence ATGAATCCAGACTTTTTCGAAAATCCTGGAGGCGATCTGGAAAAAGCAACCTTTGCTGCAGGTTGCTTCTGGGGTATTGAAGAAGCTTTCCGACAGGTTAAAGGTGTGGTTGCAACTGCGGTTGGCTTCAGCGGAGGGCATTTTGAACGCCCTTCTTATGAACAGGTCTGCACCCTTGACACCGGGCATGCCGAAGCAGTTAGGGTGATTTTCGACCCGAAGGTCGTGTCTTATGAGACCTTACTTGACGTCTTCTGGAAAGTCCATGACCCTACTACAAAGGACAGGCAGGGCCTTGATGTCGGAAAACAATACCGCTCGGTTATCTTTTATCATGACGAGAAGCAAAAAGCTGCTGCTTTTGCCTCAAAAGAGAAGCTTGAAAAATCAGGAGCTTTTAAAAACCCGATAGTTACTGATATTGTGCCGGTTTCGGAATTCTATATGGCTGAAGAGTATCATCAGCAGTATTTTGAAAAGAAAGGTTTTCTGCAGAATGTACTCCGAGGTTTGAAGAAGTAA
- a CDS encoding magnesium transporter → MRKTGHQTPYYTINGIIQRGLPVLIITCVMGILVGQLLNSREKNLISMPAILILIPSLIKIGGDTGSMLGARLSSAFHMGLGDNLRSNPVVHNSVIAASIVGFVSSISVSILVFLASSFLGYGMPFLTILEISLIAVIIELAVVYSATVAIAFVSHRFGMDPDDTVIPFIASLGDLVGVTGIFMALYILNIL, encoded by the coding sequence TTGAGGAAAACAGGGCACCAGACTCCTTACTACACAATTAACGGTATCATTCAGCGAGGGCTGCCGGTACTTATAATAACATGTGTAATGGGAATTCTTGTAGGGCAGCTTCTTAATTCAAGAGAAAAAAATTTGATATCTATGCCAGCAATACTGATTCTTATCCCTTCCCTTATCAAAATCGGAGGGGATACAGGAAGCATGCTTGGGGCCAGGCTTTCATCGGCTTTCCACATGGGGCTTGGAGATAATCTAAGAAGTAACCCGGTTGTACACAATAGTGTTATTGCGGCTTCAATCGTAGGGTTTGTTTCTTCAATTTCTGTCAGCATACTGGTCTTTCTGGCAAGCAGTTTCCTGGGGTACGGGATGCCTTTTCTCACCATTCTTGAAATCAGCCTTATTGCCGTTATCATAGAACTTGCAGTTGTGTACTCTGCAACAGTAGCCATTGCCTTTGTTTCTCATAGGTTCGGAATGGACCCGGATGATACGGTCATTCCTTTCATAGCAAGCCTTGGAGACCTCGTTGGAGTTACAGGAATTTTCATGGCCCTGTACATACTGAATATTTTATAA
- a CDS encoding DUF362 domain-containing protein produces the protein MAVIGLSRNKDTLESVKVAVELAGGLGIKKGSTVLIRPNANTADPPPGSTNPEILKGAIREARKCSPEKIIVAEKSMTTLDTEMVLRKLGLWQAAESEGIDEILTFDHMKRYHMKPDGAYSWQDGFYVPEFLDSVDYVIALPVIKTHWTATFTMGLKSQISITADRDRRQLPHGQHMDELFGSMIAESNLVYKPDFYISDATKCFVAGGPDLGTLREPGIVLASSDVVANDAVGLALLKTLGTVPKIQEHSVWVQPQIRRAIELGLGIRGREEVTLKNSGVEETEEILANLA, from the coding sequence ATGGCAGTTATTGGTCTTTCAAGAAACAAAGACACTCTGGAATCAGTAAAAGTCGCAGTAGAGCTTGCAGGAGGGCTTGGAATTAAAAAAGGATCTACTGTACTGATAAGGCCGAATGCAAATACTGCAGACCCGCCTCCTGGCTCGACAAATCCTGAGATCCTGAAGGGAGCTATAAGGGAAGCAAGAAAATGCAGCCCTGAAAAAATAATTGTTGCTGAAAAATCAATGACCACATTGGATACCGAAATGGTACTCAGGAAGCTTGGGCTCTGGCAGGCTGCGGAGTCAGAAGGAATAGACGAAATCCTTACCTTTGATCATATGAAACGCTATCATATGAAGCCTGATGGCGCTTACTCCTGGCAGGATGGTTTTTATGTTCCCGAGTTTCTTGACTCGGTAGATTATGTAATTGCTCTTCCTGTAATCAAAACCCACTGGACTGCAACCTTTACCATGGGCTTGAAATCGCAGATCAGCATAACCGCAGACCGGGATAGGAGACAGCTTCCTCATGGCCAACATATGGACGAACTTTTCGGGAGCATGATTGCCGAATCAAATCTTGTTTATAAGCCTGATTTTTATATTTCGGACGCTACAAAGTGCTTTGTGGCCGGAGGCCCTGACCTTGGAACGCTCAGAGAGCCTGGTATTGTACTGGCAAGCTCGGATGTTGTTGCAAATGATGCTGTGGGTCTTGCTCTCCTGAAAACTCTTGGTACGGTTCCGAAAATTCAAGAGCATTCAGTCTGGGTCCAGCCTCAGATCAGAAGGGCGATAGAACTTGGGCTAGGGATACGCGGAAGGGAAGAAGTGACTTTAAAGAATTCAGGGGTTGAGGAAACCGAAGAAATCCTTGCTAATCTTGCTTGA
- a CDS encoding helix-turn-helix domain-containing protein gives MSEENRVGSKIRQLREAREMTVEELAEASQSSEESIQQLENGALVPSLTPLLKIARALGVRLGTFLDDMPQSGPVIVREGLSENVVRFSGKTEKPKKSALEFYSLASDKADRNMEPFIIDIHPSPEESHQPSSHEGEEFIYVLSGEIEIFYGKDVHRLNAGDSIYYDSIIPHDVHAAGKEDAKILAVIYAPL, from the coding sequence ATGTCAGAAGAGAACCGTGTCGGTAGTAAGATACGCCAGCTTAGAGAAGCCAGGGAGATGACTGTTGAAGAACTGGCTGAAGCCAGTCAGAGCAGCGAGGAATCAATCCAGCAGCTAGAAAATGGGGCCCTTGTTCCTTCCTTAACACCTCTTTTAAAGATTGCCCGGGCTTTAGGCGTCCGGCTTGGTACTTTTCTGGATGATATGCCCCAGAGCGGACCTGTAATTGTCAGGGAAGGACTGTCAGAGAATGTAGTCCGTTTTTCAGGGAAGACTGAAAAACCCAAGAAGAGTGCTCTTGAGTTTTATTCCCTTGCCTCCGATAAAGCAGACCGCAACATGGAGCCTTTTATCATTGATATTCATCCGTCTCCCGAGGAAAGCCACCAACCATCTTCTCATGAAGGAGAGGAGTTCATTTATGTCCTGTCCGGGGAAATCGAGATATTCTATGGAAAGGATGTCCATAGGCTAAACGCCGGAGACAGCATTTATTATGACTCTATTATCCCGCATGATGTACATGCAGCAGGGAAAGAGGACGCAAAAATTCTAGCTGTAATCTATGCTCCTCTGTAA
- a CDS encoding AMP-binding protein, with amino-acid sequence MHLIEESLGNYFEKQVAVDPDHEFIVYPDRNLRFTYGQFNERVNNLAKGLLAIGITKGDHVGIWAKNVPDWLTFMFATAKIGAVLVTVNTAYKSHEVEYVLKQSDMKALAMIDSYRDVDYIEIINELVPELKTSERGRLKSKNFPYLKSIIYVGQEKHRGMYNTNELMLLGSHYPDNELREIMASVDCDDVVNMQYTSGTTGFPKGVMLTHKNILNNGLSIGDRQKFTYVDRLCFPVPLFHCFGIVLGVMAILTHRGTLVMLEIFDPLLVLAAVHKEKCTALYGVPTMFIAEYTHPMFDMFDLSSLRTGIMAGSTCPVEAMKKVVNDMHCYQITSVYGLTEASPGMTQTDVNDPLELRVETVGKHFPGVEVRVVDPDTNEPLPPNTVGEICCRGYNVMKGYYKMPEETKKVIDEDGWLHSGDLGTCDENGYYRITGRIKDMIIRGGENIYPREIEELLLTIPEVTDVQVVGIPDKKYGEIVGAFVILKKGADLTEADIRDYALSKIARYKVPKHVFIVGEFPLTASGKIQKYRLRELSVELLNKQG; translated from the coding sequence ATGCATCTTATAGAAGAGTCCCTCGGAAACTACTTTGAAAAACAGGTGGCTGTAGACCCTGACCACGAGTTTATTGTTTATCCTGACCGCAACCTTCGTTTTACTTATGGGCAGTTCAACGAAAGGGTCAATAACCTTGCAAAAGGGCTGCTAGCTATAGGCATAACAAAAGGAGACCATGTAGGAATCTGGGCAAAAAACGTCCCTGACTGGCTTACCTTCATGTTTGCCACAGCAAAGATCGGGGCAGTGCTTGTTACTGTGAATACTGCCTACAAGAGCCATGAGGTCGAATACGTATTAAAACAGTCCGATATGAAAGCCCTGGCTATGATTGATAGCTACAGAGACGTTGATTATATTGAAATAATAAATGAACTTGTCCCTGAGCTCAAAACCTCTGAGAGAGGAAGACTGAAAAGCAAAAACTTTCCCTATCTTAAGAGTATAATTTACGTAGGACAGGAAAAGCACCGGGGTATGTACAATACAAACGAGCTCATGCTTCTTGGCAGCCATTACCCTGATAACGAGCTCCGCGAGATTATGGCCAGTGTTGACTGTGACGATGTTGTCAATATGCAATATACATCAGGAACGACAGGTTTTCCTAAAGGAGTCATGCTGACTCATAAAAATATCTTAAATAACGGGCTTTCTATTGGAGATCGGCAGAAGTTCACCTATGTGGACAGACTCTGTTTTCCTGTGCCACTTTTTCACTGTTTCGGGATAGTGCTCGGAGTTATGGCCATTCTGACCCATAGAGGAACGCTTGTTATGCTCGAAATTTTTGATCCTCTACTGGTGCTTGCTGCGGTACATAAAGAGAAATGTACGGCTCTTTACGGTGTGCCTACAATGTTTATTGCCGAATATACGCATCCGATGTTTGACATGTTCGACCTATCTTCCCTGAGGACAGGAATTATGGCAGGTTCCACTTGCCCAGTAGAAGCCATGAAAAAAGTCGTAAATGATATGCATTGCTATCAGATTACCAGTGTTTACGGACTTACGGAAGCATCTCCTGGTATGACCCAAACTGATGTGAATGATCCTCTGGAACTCAGGGTCGAAACTGTTGGTAAGCATTTCCCGGGCGTAGAAGTCAGGGTTGTTGATCCCGATACCAATGAACCGCTGCCCCCAAACACTGTAGGAGAGATATGTTGTCGCGGGTATAATGTGATGAAAGGTTACTATAAGATGCCTGAAGAAACGAAAAAAGTTATCGATGAAGATGGCTGGCTTCACAGTGGAGACCTTGGGACCTGTGACGAAAACGGTTATTACAGGATCACAGGTAGGATTAAGGACATGATTATCAGGGGAGGAGAAAACATCTATCCAAGGGAGATTGAGGAACTCCTGCTCACCATACCTGAAGTTACGGACGTTCAGGTTGTCGGTATCCCTGACAAAAAATACGGGGAAATTGTAGGTGCCTTTGTGATTCTCAAGAAAGGTGCAGACCTTACAGAAGCCGATATCAGGGATTATGCCTTAAGCAAGATCGCCCGCTATAAGGTTCCAAAGCATGTATTCATTGTAGGCGAATTCCCGCTGACAGCAAGCGGTAAGATTCAAAAGTACAGGTTAAGAGAACTGTCTGTGGAACTTCTTAATAAGCAAGGTTAA
- a CDS encoding N-acetyltransferase — MLEIDYDAFDDNLLSNWSLVPYLRYGHVFGLYACNSLKGFAIFMKEWDNPRFAYLVEIAVEKESQEKGYGYYLLLQSLTHLKNNGLSSVFLTVDPNNLRARHIYCDKFGFKLAEYRNNEYGQGRDRMFLQLNLENWTPGASEHTSLEPEPSGEGFMEE; from the coding sequence ATGCTTGAAATCGATTATGATGCTTTTGATGATAACTTACTTAGTAACTGGTCTCTGGTACCTTATCTACGATATGGACACGTTTTCGGTCTCTATGCCTGTAACTCCTTGAAAGGTTTTGCTATATTTATGAAAGAGTGGGATAATCCCAGATTTGCTTATCTGGTTGAGATAGCAGTAGAGAAAGAAAGTCAAGAAAAAGGATACGGATATTATCTCTTACTACAATCTCTAACGCACCTGAAAAATAACGGATTATCCAGTGTTTTCTTAACTGTTGATCCAAACAACTTACGAGCCCGGCATATTTATTGTGACAAATTTGGATTTAAACTTGCAGAATATCGAAATAATGAATATGGACAAGGTCGTGACAGAATGTTTCTTCAGCTAAACCTTGAGAATTGGACTCCAGGTGCTAGTGAACACACCTCCCTGGAACCTGAGCCGTCAGGTGAAGGATTCATGGAGGAGTAG
- the pyrF gene encoding orotidine-5'-phosphate decarboxylase, with the protein MDMSMHWGDFVTEQTKSYGELVLGVDPVLEDIPLFFKKADRSATEILEKYVLFLLDVAADQVGFVKFQSAFFEAFGSKGIDVLAQGIALAKKRNMGVILDAKRGDIGTTAAAYARAYLTPAEAGSVSNLEVDCLVVNPFLGPDTLEPFIDCARKYGKGLFVLVKTSNPGSGWLQDKIVDGTRVSDRIAKLVADWAAETQGKTGLGSVGAVIGATFPEDGKRLRNLMPDSVILAPGIGPQGGKAEDIRFLRRQNSSGVLVSVSRGITKVDDLNLSEEDYAMLVRKRIESFQKSLNTLDR; encoded by the coding sequence ATGGATATGAGCATGCATTGGGGAGATTTTGTTACGGAACAAACAAAATCATATGGTGAGCTTGTTCTGGGTGTTGATCCTGTTCTCGAGGATATTCCGCTCTTTTTTAAAAAAGCCGATAGGTCTGCAACGGAAATTTTGGAAAAATACGTTTTATTTCTCCTTGACGTAGCGGCAGATCAAGTTGGCTTTGTCAAATTTCAGTCTGCTTTTTTCGAAGCTTTCGGTTCAAAGGGTATTGATGTTCTGGCACAGGGAATCGCTCTTGCCAAAAAAAGAAATATGGGGGTTATTCTCGACGCAAAACGAGGTGACATTGGAACCACGGCAGCAGCATATGCCCGTGCATATTTGACCCCTGCGGAGGCTGGCTCCGTTTCAAATCTTGAGGTTGATTGTTTGGTCGTTAATCCATTCCTGGGGCCAGATACATTGGAACCTTTTATCGACTGCGCGCGTAAATATGGTAAAGGTCTTTTTGTTCTCGTCAAAACATCAAATCCGGGCTCTGGATGGTTGCAAGACAAAATCGTCGACGGAACTCGCGTTTCTGACCGCATTGCGAAGCTTGTAGCGGACTGGGCTGCAGAAACGCAAGGGAAAACAGGACTGGGTTCTGTTGGCGCTGTTATTGGAGCAACTTTCCCCGAAGATGGGAAAAGGCTTCGCAACCTGATGCCTGATTCGGTCATCCTGGCACCAGGCATAGGGCCACAAGGTGGAAAGGCCGAAGATATTCGCTTCCTCCGCCGCCAAAATTCTTCCGGTGTTTTAGTTTCTGTATCTCGGGGAATAACAAAAGTAGATGATTTGAATCTCTCAGAAGAAGACTATGCGATGCTTGTCCGTAAACGCATCGAATCATTTCAAAAATCTTTGAACACCCTGGACAGATAA
- a CDS encoding YbhB/YbcL family Raf kinase inhibitor-like protein — translation MNRKTGAVVLIFLFAAMVLISGCVQNKKAEAPVNKESPETGKGDESMNIQSINVSSSAFASNGSVPGKYTCDGQNINPPLEFEGIPEEAESLVLIVDDPDASPKTFTHWIVWNIEPMAKIEEDSIPGVEGLNDFKKIGYGGPCPPSGTHRYFFRVYALDKNLDLKAGAGRKELEKEMIGHITAEGELMGKYSRK, via the coding sequence ATGAATAGAAAGACCGGTGCAGTTGTTTTGATATTCTTGTTTGCAGCAATGGTTCTCATTTCGGGATGTGTCCAAAATAAGAAAGCTGAGGCACCTGTAAATAAGGAGTCTCCCGAAACCGGTAAAGGGGATGAAAGCATGAACATTCAAAGTATAAATGTTTCTAGCAGCGCGTTTGCATCTAACGGTAGTGTTCCAGGAAAGTACACATGTGATGGGCAAAATATAAATCCGCCTCTTGAATTCGAAGGCATTCCCGAAGAGGCTGAGAGTTTGGTACTCATAGTAGACGATCCTGACGCCTCTCCAAAGACATTCACACACTGGATCGTCTGGAACATAGAACCTATGGCGAAAATAGAAGAAGACAGTATACCTGGGGTCGAAGGTTTAAATGATTTCAAGAAAATAGGATATGGAGGGCCATGTCCACCTTCAGGCACGCACAGGTATTTCTTCAGGGTCTATGCTCTGGACAAAAATCTTGATCTTAAAGCAGGAGCAGGACGAAAAGAACTCGAAAAGGAAATGATAGGACATATTACTGCTGAAGGGGAGTTGATGGGAAAATACAGCAGGAAATAA